The following are encoded together in the Candidatus Limnocylindrales bacterium genome:
- a CDS encoding C-terminal binding protein, whose translation MFKVIMTDSQRLESVDIEREIIEKAGAKFVAETCETEDDILARCQDADVLLCVGIPTTRRVMEALKKCRAIVRYGIGVDTVDIPAATEAGICVANVPDFCWDEVADTAMSLLLAVARKVVLLNNLVKKGVWSRLPAKPIYKFRGQTLGIIGFGHIGRTFYKRAIAFGFKVIAYDPYVFKESLHGYAVELVSLDQLLRTSDIISIHTPLTPETRGLIGEAELRKMKPTAYLINTGRGPVVNGKALYKALKEGWIAGAGLDVMEKEPPDPEDPLLTLDNIVVTPHYASYTEEAYHEVKVKVAENAVHVLTYGYPKYWVNPEVKPRMRKF comes from the coding sequence ATGTTCAAGGTGATTATGACCGATTCTCAGCGGTTAGAAAGTGTGGATATCGAGCGAGAAATTATAGAAAAAGCCGGTGCAAAATTTGTGGCAGAAACCTGTGAAACCGAAGATGACATCCTTGCACGTTGTCAAGATGCAGATGTTCTTCTATGTGTTGGAATTCCTACTACTCGGCGGGTAATGGAAGCCTTAAAGAAATGTCGGGCCATCGTTCGCTATGGAATTGGGGTAGATACTGTAGATATTCCAGCAGCTACAGAAGCCGGGATCTGTGTAGCCAATGTACCAGACTTCTGCTGGGATGAGGTCGCAGACACGGCCATGTCCCTCCTCCTGGCAGTAGCTCGAAAGGTCGTTCTGCTCAATAATCTGGTAAAAAAAGGCGTCTGGAGCCGGTTACCGGCTAAGCCTATTTATAAATTCAGGGGACAAACCCTGGGAATCATCGGATTCGGTCATATCGGGCGAACTTTTTATAAACGGGCAATCGCCTTTGGTTTTAAGGTAATTGCTTATGATCCTTATGTTTTTAAAGAATCCCTTCACGGTTATGCCGTAGAGTTGGTTTCACTGGATCAGCTATTGAGGACCTCGGACATTATTTCTATCCATACTCCGTTGACTCCTGAAACCCGTGGATTGATCGGAGAAGCCGAGTTAAGAAAGATGAAACCAACCGCCTATCTCATTAATACCGGTCGAGGTCCTGTAGTTAACGGAAAAGCTCTTTATAAAGCCCTTAAAGAAGGCTGGATAGCCGGTGCCGGACTCGATGTCATGGAAAAAGAACCTCCTGACCCCGAGGATCCTCTGTTAACTTTGGATAATATCGTTGTGACCCCCCATTATGCTTCCTATACAGAAGAAGCTTACCACGAGGTCAAGGTCAAAGTAGCAGAAAATGCCGTTCATGTCTTAACCTACGGCTATCCCAAATACTGGGTTAATCCTGAGGTAAAACCGAGAATGCGGAAGTTTTAA
- a CDS encoding TonB family protein, which produces MKSFLQNHLFGVALLISLALHVAFILAIPSVQVVPSTSEEYTEVRLIESEEVREPASSQQDLLIGVQGVTGPITREVPTDLDVKEPEGPVPVRKPDLLAKTEEAQPPDIQRRASEDTPREKQLSPSLPLKSLPEQPSLSERFTQKSQKDSVAGLEESTDKEIPPLKDSVSTVPEQNLKPDLKRPGLVLPTQDPVPAVSAPELITNLAEKVPTPQKEEGAKAQISDNPVSNSELAQSKSESKVTRDEVLQSQASDKEIPQLKDMASIQLEKTALKQETLRSPKPESSLEDILPPVRLPSETVSRPTRNEPVLKRESLEQIQIAQSATQLENKSDIQVNKEDPSSKSVEETKETPTSKDRTPVKSEDSLTQKLLKSPEVKSKPEELLSPATRSVKVPPPVTGKEPVLEQEDSKQAQIKQNSLEPEKKVDIQINRDSLDLKPGEGSKETPTVKDKNLVVAETVPAISAEINLKGGPQTLLKEPAPVTQPPSKIPDLIKDPRAPAQIPEGPQKQKMVETLEGSQGIRPESGWERKSPLSEPGENSKEVPDTQDSTNSIPSVPIAKKITPAPPAISDKLPLGETTVSRAESKITSFPNQGLPSDSGLSKRALEVQVFNSGEFNKSSFGIPVPKEEAKRLDSLEKKEPDSLPQLTEDLQHREVPLPKGFPIKSQIQGPAGSREIIYQPPPPKVNIDVEGEVVLQFWIQPDGSVGRVIPRQKVDTRLEQAAISYIQKWRFAPLPENVAQEEQWGTISIKYKLR; this is translated from the coding sequence TTGAAGTCTTTTCTTCAAAATCACTTATTCGGTGTGGCTTTACTCATCTCTCTGGCTCTACATGTCGCCTTTATCCTGGCTATTCCCAGTGTTCAGGTAGTTCCTTCCACTTCGGAGGAATATACAGAAGTCCGGTTGATAGAGTCGGAAGAGGTCCGGGAGCCTGCTTCTTCTCAGCAAGATCTGTTAATAGGTGTTCAGGGTGTGACTGGTCCCATAACCCGGGAGGTACCCACCGATCTGGATGTAAAAGAGCCGGAGGGGCCCGTACCTGTTAGAAAACCAGATCTTTTGGCTAAAACTGAAGAAGCTCAGCCCCCAGATATCCAGCGAAGGGCTTCCGAAGATACTCCGAGAGAAAAACAACTTTCTCCTTCTCTGCCATTGAAGTCTTTACCCGAACAACCCTCTCTATCTGAAAGGTTTACACAAAAGTCCCAAAAAGATTCTGTAGCTGGTCTGGAAGAATCCACAGATAAAGAAATACCTCCCTTGAAGGATTCTGTTTCTACAGTACCGGAACAAAACCTAAAGCCTGATCTCAAACGGCCGGGTTTAGTCCTTCCTACTCAAGATCCTGTTCCGGCTGTTTCGGCACCAGAATTGATCACGAATCTTGCGGAGAAGGTACCCACACCCCAAAAGGAAGAGGGTGCTAAAGCACAAATATCGGACAATCCCGTATCGAACTCTGAGTTGGCCCAATCAAAATCCGAAAGTAAAGTGACCCGGGATGAAGTCTTACAGAGTCAGGCATCGGACAAAGAAATTCCTCAACTCAAAGACATGGCCTCGATCCAATTAGAAAAAACGGCCTTGAAGCAAGAAACCCTGAGATCTCCGAAACCAGAGTCGAGTTTGGAGGATATTTTGCCTCCGGTCCGTTTACCTTCAGAAACCGTTTCCCGGCCGACCAGGAACGAGCCTGTTCTGAAACGGGAAAGCTTGGAGCAAATTCAAATTGCGCAAAGTGCTACCCAACTGGAAAATAAGTCGGATATTCAGGTCAACAAGGAAGATCCTTCCTCAAAATCTGTAGAAGAGACCAAAGAAACCCCTACTTCTAAAGACAGAACTCCTGTTAAATCAGAAGATTCTCTAACCCAGAAACTTTTGAAATCTCCGGAGGTTAAATCAAAACCGGAAGAGTTACTATCTCCTGCTACCCGGTCGGTTAAGGTACCTCCTCCGGTAACAGGAAAAGAGCCGGTTCTAGAGCAGGAAGACTCAAAGCAAGCCCAGATCAAACAGAACTCTCTGGAACCAGAAAAGAAAGTAGACATTCAAATCAACAGAGATAGCCTCGATTTAAAGCCTGGGGAAGGGAGTAAGGAAACCCCAACGGTTAAAGATAAAAATTTAGTGGTGGCAGAAACTGTCCCTGCTATTTCTGCGGAGATAAATTTGAAAGGAGGGCCGCAGACTTTACTTAAAGAACCCGCACCGGTTACGCAACCTCCCTCTAAGATTCCTGATTTGATTAAAGATCCCCGGGCTCCGGCCCAGATTCCGGAAGGTCCCCAAAAGCAAAAGATGGTTGAGACCCTTGAAGGATCTCAAGGGATCAGGCCAGAATCCGGATGGGAACGTAAATCTCCCCTATCAGAACCCGGCGAGAATTCCAAAGAAGTTCCCGATACCCAAGATTCCACGAATTCGATTCCATCGGTTCCTATCGCCAAGAAAATAACCCCTGCTCCTCCAGCAATTTCAGATAAGTTACCCCTCGGGGAAACTACCGTATCCCGTGCAGAGTCTAAGATTACATCCTTTCCCAATCAGGGCTTACCTTCTGATTCCGGCCTCTCTAAGCGAGCTTTAGAGGTGCAGGTCTTTAATTCCGGCGAGTTTAATAAAAGTTCCTTTGGAATTCCAGTACCTAAAGAAGAAGCTAAGCGGCTGGATTCTTTGGAAAAAAAGGAGCCGGATTCCCTTCCTCAACTTACGGAAGATTTACAGCATCGGGAAGTTCCTTTACCTAAAGGGTTTCCTATTAAATCCCAGATTCAGGGTCCGGCCGGGTCTCGGGAGATTATTTACCAGCCTCCTCCACCTAAAGTAAATATCGATGTGGAAGGAGAAGTGGTGTTACAGTTCTGGATTCAACCGGATGGAAGTGTCGGTAGGGTCATTCCACGTCAGAAAGTAGATACCCGGTTAGAACAGGCGGCAATCAGTTATATTCAAAAATGGAGATTTGCCCCCTTGCCGGAAAATGTCGCCCAGGAAGAGCAATGGGGCACTATTTCTATTAAATATAAGCTCCGGTAG